A genomic window from Chitinophaga pollutisoli includes:
- a CDS encoding TlpA disulfide reductase family protein gives MKKISILIGCLAAGMPLFAQQGFKLKGRVAGIEGKKVYLRWQEGKSNKSDSVVSKDGSFSFSGKLKGATLQFLSVEGARGGYSFIGENKPMTFTADSNLANAALKGSASQAQWLEWGSTWSGITKKAGGLYQRIDSATKAKDSVGLAQARQGFADLDNELDSAVTQFVRRYPASPVSPLIIIHRFIDYPNPPKVERLFAMLAPAAKNSVYGQQITEHQRIASKTGIGAKPDFALADTSGNIVKLSSFKGKYVLVDFWASWCGPCRKENPNVVAAYQKYQDKGFTVLGVTLDTKKDAWLAAIAKDGLTWTHVGDLEGWKSPIVEEYGIRAVPTNFLLDPSGKVIAKDLREQALQDKLEAIFK, from the coding sequence ATGAAAAAAATTAGCATATTGATCGGATGCCTCGCCGCAGGCATGCCCTTGTTCGCTCAGCAGGGCTTCAAATTGAAGGGCCGCGTGGCGGGCATCGAAGGAAAGAAAGTGTACCTGCGCTGGCAGGAAGGGAAGTCAAACAAGTCGGATTCTGTTGTGAGCAAAGACGGCTCCTTCTCTTTCTCCGGCAAGCTGAAGGGCGCTACGCTGCAGTTTCTGAGCGTGGAAGGCGCCCGCGGCGGATATAGCTTCATCGGGGAAAACAAACCGATGACCTTTACGGCCGACAGTAACCTGGCGAACGCCGCACTGAAGGGCTCGGCTTCACAGGCGCAGTGGCTGGAGTGGGGGAGCACCTGGAGCGGGATCACGAAGAAAGCCGGCGGATTATACCAGCGCATCGATTCCGCGACCAAAGCGAAGGACTCCGTAGGCCTGGCGCAGGCACGCCAGGGATTCGCGGACCTCGACAATGAACTGGATTCCGCGGTTACCCAGTTTGTGCGCCGCTACCCGGCATCACCCGTGTCGCCCCTGATTATCATCCACCGCTTCATCGATTACCCGAACCCGCCGAAAGTGGAGCGCCTGTTTGCCATGCTGGCCCCCGCAGCGAAAAACTCCGTTTACGGCCAGCAAATTACCGAACACCAGCGCATCGCTTCCAAAACGGGCATCGGCGCCAAGCCAGACTTCGCCCTGGCGGATACCAGCGGTAACATCGTGAAACTCTCATCGTTCAAGGGTAAATACGTGCTGGTGGATTTCTGGGCCAGCTGGTGCGGTCCCTGCCGGAAGGAGAACCCCAACGTAGTGGCGGCTTACCAGAAGTACCAAGATAAAGGCTTCACCGTGCTCGGCGTTACCCTCGACACGAAGAAGGACGCCTGGCTCGCGGCCATCGCCAAAGACGGCCTCACATGGACGCACGTGGGCGACCTCGAAGGCTGGAAGAGCCCCATCGTGGAAGAATACGGCATTCGCGCCGTGCCTACCAACTTCCTGCTGGACCCCAGCGGCAAAGTGATCGCCAAAGACCTCCGC
- a CDS encoding DUF4843 domain-containing protein, whose product MKLRYIAILSAFASLAACRQDDRLMYQQDSRIYFTKNVVNADSLVYSFAVKDASLMKDTAWITLRIMGLPADKDRAINIAVSDTSTAKLGYHFEMGPLVMPADSFQKRIPVILYRKPGMKDSILTIDLSVQESADFKPGYNDKPASSPIDRLHYKISVTDQLLKPARWDVSLAGSFGAYSETKFRFMIQSTGKTDWNSTIFPADQQFLIQTVKYALYKYEEQFGPMIDENGDRVEFP is encoded by the coding sequence ATGAAACTCAGATATATTGCCATATTGTCTGCCTTCGCATCTCTTGCGGCCTGCAGACAGGACGACCGGCTGATGTACCAGCAGGATTCGCGGATCTATTTCACCAAGAACGTCGTGAACGCCGACAGCCTCGTGTATTCCTTCGCCGTGAAGGATGCATCGCTGATGAAAGACACGGCATGGATCACGCTGCGCATTATGGGCTTGCCTGCTGATAAAGACCGCGCCATCAACATCGCCGTTTCGGACACTTCCACGGCGAAACTGGGATACCACTTTGAGATGGGGCCGCTGGTCATGCCGGCGGATTCTTTCCAGAAGCGTATTCCCGTCATCCTGTACCGCAAACCTGGAATGAAAGATAGCATCCTGACCATAGACTTGTCTGTTCAGGAATCCGCAGATTTCAAGCCGGGGTACAACGACAAGCCCGCATCTTCGCCGATCGACCGTTTGCATTACAAGATCAGCGTGACCGACCAGTTGCTGAAACCCGCGCGCTGGGATGTGAGCCTGGCCGGCAGCTTCGGAGCGTATTCGGAGACGAAATTCCGGTTCATGATCCAGTCTACCGGCAAAACGGATTGGAACAGCACCATTTTCCCGGCTGATCAGCAATTCCTCATCCAGACGGTGAAATATGCCTTGTATAAATACGAGGAGCAATTTGGGCCGATGATAGACGAAAACGGAGATCGTGTAGAATTCCCTTAA
- a CDS encoding SusC/RagA family TonB-linked outer membrane protein has protein sequence MRSTYYLNSPPGAGRRSIVRTACFILLLILAAGQAGAQQVTLTVKDMPLSGVFRELRKQTGYSFIYNNASLKDAKPVTLRVTNASLQQALNAALEGQPVSYSINNKTVILKAGEPVRRQEPEKEASNDPVEVKGRLIDAKTQEPIVGATIVVKGTSRGMVSGLKGEFAIQVNPGEQLQISYLGFESQTVTPKAGEALTISLKASQQSIKDVVVTGMYSRPKANFTGAASSFTREDLNKVTNNNVLTALSALDPSFQMPDNLNFGSNPNALPEVTLRGGNSLVDLSAGNNANTFNYANSPNVPLFILDGFEVNLQRINDLDLNRIAKVDILKDAAATSIYGSRAANGVIVIETVRPQSGRLNITYSGNVNVEAPDLRGYDLLDAREKLNFERSIGTYDNTWNWQDENYKLYYNHRLGEVERGVNTDWMALPLRAAVGQKHNIYVEGGGNEALYGVNLSYDQREGVMKGSDRRNIMAGTYLSYRYKNLQFRNELSLGFNKANNSPYGHFRQYTQLNPYWTPYDEHGNMKMFLEEVYGPSGNRLSQFDLYDNLDGQNPGRALNPLYNTTLNTVDNRSYYNLTNNFVLIWQAKPWLRVNARLAYMRQNDEANVFRPAQHTAFVQTPTFEKGSYTRSTGINTSLDGFLGADINKSFGKHSIYSTLATNLQEQAYSTATVKVVGFPNPRMDQFILGGKYAEGDRPFGMESTARLAGFIGNLSYSYDSRYLVDVSYRVDGSSRFGSERRFAPFWSVGLGYNLHRESFIRDISWINRLKLRYTFGYTGSQNFDSYLGVTTSQYFPMSDYRGIVGSGLMGYGNTALGWQQTRKSNFGADITLFNKLDVTANYFVDRTQGSIARISTAPSTGFPFYYENMGDVLNKGWEVSARYNIINSVNSRDNWSVFVNAFQVKNSIERVSNTIAQMNKRADTTLSSTPLPRYAAGQSTTAIWVVPSLGIDPSTGEEIFLTRDGRLTNTYSPLDQIIVGDRQPKVQGTFGTNAEIRGVGLNVFFRFRYGGQAYNQTLIDRVENVNASMYNVDRRVAEERWMKPGDVVFFKGIRNASGGNNGLTRASSRFVQDDNELSCESLSVYYRFPDGMMDKYRMRNTRITFFTGDLFRFSSIRRERGLDYPFSKTYTLQIQTTF, from the coding sequence ATGAGAAGTACCTATTATCTTAATTCGCCCCCAGGGGCGGGCAGGCGGAGCATTGTCCGTACTGCATGCTTCATCCTGCTATTGATACTCGCGGCCGGACAGGCCGGAGCGCAGCAGGTGACCCTTACCGTGAAAGACATGCCGCTGTCCGGAGTCTTCCGGGAGCTGCGGAAACAGACAGGGTATTCCTTCATCTACAACAACGCCAGCCTGAAGGATGCCAAACCCGTGACCCTGCGTGTCACCAACGCCAGCCTGCAACAGGCGCTGAACGCGGCGCTGGAAGGGCAGCCGGTGTCTTATTCCATCAACAACAAAACCGTCATCCTCAAGGCCGGCGAGCCTGTGCGCAGGCAGGAGCCGGAGAAGGAGGCCAGCAACGACCCGGTGGAAGTGAAAGGCCGGCTGATCGACGCGAAAACGCAGGAACCTATTGTGGGCGCCACCATCGTCGTGAAAGGCACTTCCAGGGGCATGGTATCGGGACTGAAAGGGGAGTTCGCCATCCAGGTAAATCCCGGCGAGCAGCTGCAGATTAGCTACCTGGGGTTCGAATCGCAGACGGTGACGCCGAAAGCGGGAGAGGCGCTGACCATCTCTCTCAAGGCTTCGCAGCAGTCCATCAAAGACGTGGTAGTGACGGGGATGTACAGCCGACCGAAGGCCAACTTCACCGGCGCGGCTTCTTCGTTTACGAGAGAAGATCTCAACAAGGTGACCAACAACAACGTCCTGACCGCGCTCAGCGCGCTGGATCCCTCGTTCCAGATGCCCGACAATCTCAATTTCGGCTCCAACCCGAACGCGCTGCCCGAAGTAACGCTGCGCGGCGGCAACAGCCTGGTAGACCTCAGCGCGGGTAACAACGCCAATACTTTCAACTACGCCAATTCACCGAACGTGCCCCTGTTCATCCTCGATGGTTTCGAGGTGAACCTGCAGCGCATCAACGACCTCGACCTGAACCGCATCGCGAAAGTGGATATCCTCAAGGATGCTGCGGCTACGTCGATCTACGGTTCGCGCGCGGCCAACGGGGTGATCGTGATCGAGACCGTCCGCCCGCAAAGCGGCCGCCTCAACATCACCTACAGCGGCAACGTGAACGTGGAAGCACCGGACCTGCGCGGGTACGACCTGCTGGACGCCCGCGAGAAATTGAATTTTGAGCGCAGCATCGGCACGTATGATAATACCTGGAACTGGCAGGATGAGAATTATAAACTGTACTACAACCACCGCCTCGGGGAAGTGGAGCGCGGCGTGAATACCGACTGGATGGCGTTGCCGCTGCGGGCAGCCGTTGGCCAGAAACATAACATTTACGTGGAAGGCGGCGGGAACGAGGCGCTGTATGGCGTCAACCTCAGCTACGATCAGCGGGAAGGCGTGATGAAAGGCTCGGACCGCCGGAATATCATGGCGGGTACGTACCTGAGCTACCGGTACAAGAACCTGCAATTCCGCAATGAACTTTCCCTTGGTTTCAACAAGGCCAACAATTCGCCCTACGGGCATTTCCGTCAATACACACAGCTCAATCCGTACTGGACGCCTTACGACGAGCATGGCAATATGAAAATGTTCCTGGAGGAAGTATACGGCCCCAGCGGCAACCGGCTTTCCCAGTTCGACCTGTACGACAACCTGGACGGGCAGAACCCCGGCAGAGCGCTCAACCCGTTGTACAACACGACGCTGAATACAGTGGACAACCGCAGCTATTACAACCTCACCAACAATTTCGTGCTGATCTGGCAGGCGAAGCCCTGGCTCCGCGTGAACGCCAGGCTGGCGTATATGCGCCAGAACGACGAAGCGAACGTGTTCCGGCCTGCGCAGCATACGGCATTCGTACAAACGCCGACCTTCGAGAAAGGCAGCTACACCCGTTCGACGGGGATCAATACTTCGCTGGACGGCTTCCTGGGCGCGGACATAAACAAGTCTTTTGGCAAGCATAGCATTTACAGCACATTGGCGACCAACCTTCAGGAGCAAGCTTACAGCACGGCTACGGTGAAAGTGGTTGGGTTCCCCAACCCACGTATGGACCAGTTCATCCTCGGCGGCAAGTACGCGGAAGGTGACCGGCCTTTCGGAATGGAGAGCACCGCGCGCCTGGCCGGCTTCATCGGCAACCTGAGTTATTCTTACGATAGCCGTTACCTGGTCGACGTATCGTACCGGGTGGATGGCTCGTCGCGCTTTGGGTCCGAACGCCGCTTCGCGCCTTTCTGGTCGGTGGGCCTCGGTTATAACCTGCACCGCGAATCCTTCATCCGGGATATTTCTTGGATCAACCGCCTGAAATTGCGCTATACCTTCGGCTATACCGGTTCCCAGAATTTCGACAGTTACCTGGGCGTTACCACCAGCCAGTACTTCCCGATGTCCGACTACCGCGGCATCGTGGGCTCGGGCCTGATGGGCTACGGCAACACGGCGCTGGGCTGGCAGCAAACGCGCAAGTCTAACTTCGGTGCAGACATTACCCTGTTCAACAAGCTGGACGTGACGGCCAACTACTTCGTAGACCGCACCCAGGGCAGCATCGCCCGGATCTCCACGGCGCCGTCTACCGGTTTCCCTTTCTATTATGAGAACATGGGCGATGTGCTGAACAAAGGATGGGAAGTGAGCGCCCGTTACAATATCATCAACAGCGTGAATAGCCGCGACAACTGGTCGGTGTTCGTGAATGCGTTCCAGGTGAAGAATTCCATCGAAAGGGTTTCCAATACCATCGCGCAGATGAACAAGCGCGCGGATACGACTTTATCGTCCACGCCGCTGCCGCGCTATGCCGCGGGGCAATCCACCACGGCCATTTGGGTGGTGCCCAGCCTGGGCATCGATCCTTCCACGGGCGAGGAGATCTTCCTTACCCGCGACGGCAGGCTTACCAACACCTACAGCCCGCTCGACCAGATCATCGTTGGCGACAGGCAGCCGAAAGTACAAGGCACCTTCGGTACCAACGCCGAGATCCGTGGCGTGGGGCTGAACGTATTTTTCCGGTTCCGCTATGGCGGGCAGGCGTATAACCAGACGCTGATCGACCGGGTGGAGAACGTGAACGCCTCCATGTATAACGTAGACCGCCGGGTGGCGGAAGAGCGCTGGATGAAGCCGGGCGACGTGGTGTTCTTTAAAGGCATCAGGAATGCTTCCGGCGGCAACAATGGCCTCACGCGCGCATCTTCCCGCTTCGTGCAGGATGATAATGAGCTGAGCTGCGAGAGCCTGTCGGTGTATTACCGTTTCCCGGACGGGATGATGGACAAGTATCGCATGAGAAACACCCGCATCACGTTCTTCACGGGTGATCTGTTCCGGTTCTCCAGCATCCGGCGCGAGCGCGGGCTGGATTATCCTTTCTCGAAAACTTATACGCTCCAAATTCAAACTACTTTCTGA
- a CDS encoding PKD-like family lipoprotein: protein MRIQILTLLSAVSLAGCYKDNGNYDYKPVNKIVIEGGSAPEALSVVFNDSLKISPDIEQSMPAAEADLMYEWTVYDNSPSSSYVVPTDTVSRERNLAIKVGSPVFILGQNYRLGYKVTDKRTGLSGVHYYNLTIGNKYARGWMFLEQIGNNSDFSMILPDGSAEHQIYSTINAGLTIGKPVKLELSAWSITDDISASSRRMYLLYENGGMELNYQTLQHKFDFGYLFFLAPEVQKPVVQTWMSNTPPGWTPSASMGIAINDGKVHANLVGGFPGSKKWGGVLLTPEGTPNYTVSPYVVGGSTYTAIVHDNVGKRFLSVATSGLQRFPTQVSTEFDMNNTGMDLVFMDSANVTRYYNAVMKDAAGVPWLLQFKAIVNTGESPVITLAKQQMNAPGAAQLTAAAGSTITPHIFYATGNKIMRYETTSNTAAEEHVFPATEQVTSMKFRREPGGVSKLVAATWNGTAGRVYIFDVSNIGDISLSGNAYGGFGRIVDIGYKVP from the coding sequence ATGAGAATTCAAATACTGACCCTGCTTTCGGCGGTAAGCCTGGCAGGATGTTATAAAGACAATGGAAATTACGATTACAAGCCTGTTAACAAAATCGTGATCGAAGGCGGCAGTGCGCCGGAAGCGTTGAGCGTGGTGTTCAATGACAGCCTGAAAATTTCGCCGGATATCGAGCAGTCGATGCCTGCGGCGGAGGCAGACCTGATGTATGAATGGACCGTTTACGACAACAGTCCGTCGTCCTCCTATGTTGTGCCAACCGACACTGTTTCGCGAGAGCGGAACCTGGCCATTAAAGTTGGGAGCCCTGTGTTTATCCTGGGGCAAAACTACCGGCTGGGGTATAAGGTGACGGATAAGCGCACCGGTCTTTCGGGTGTTCATTATTACAATCTCACCATCGGCAACAAATACGCCCGCGGCTGGATGTTCCTGGAGCAGATCGGCAACAATAGTGATTTTTCGATGATTCTGCCCGACGGTTCGGCAGAGCATCAAATCTATTCCACGATCAATGCCGGCCTTACCATAGGCAAGCCGGTGAAATTGGAGCTGTCGGCGTGGTCGATTACGGACGATATATCGGCTTCCTCGCGCAGGATGTACCTGTTGTATGAAAACGGCGGGATGGAGTTGAATTACCAGACACTGCAGCATAAGTTCGATTTCGGATACCTGTTCTTCCTCGCACCGGAGGTGCAGAAGCCCGTGGTGCAGACCTGGATGAGCAATACCCCTCCGGGATGGACGCCTTCGGCTTCGATGGGGATTGCGATCAACGACGGGAAGGTGCATGCCAACCTGGTGGGTGGTTTTCCGGGTTCCAAGAAGTGGGGTGGTGTTTTGCTGACGCCGGAGGGAACGCCGAATTATACCGTATCGCCTTACGTGGTGGGCGGTTCCACTTATACGGCCATTGTGCACGACAATGTGGGCAAGCGCTTCCTGTCGGTGGCCACCAGCGGGTTGCAGCGCTTTCCGACGCAGGTGAGCACGGAATTCGATATGAACAATACCGGAATGGACCTGGTGTTCATGGATTCGGCTAACGTAACAAGGTATTACAATGCCGTAATGAAAGATGCGGCCGGGGTGCCTTGGCTGCTGCAATTCAAGGCGATCGTGAATACGGGAGAATCGCCGGTGATCACGCTGGCCAAACAGCAGATGAACGCACCGGGTGCCGCGCAACTGACGGCGGCGGCGGGTTCTACTATCACCCCGCATATATTTTATGCTACCGGCAACAAAATCATGCGTTACGAAACCACTTCGAATACTGCGGCTGAGGAACATGTGTTTCCTGCAACTGAGCAGGTGACAAGTATGAAATTCCGGCGCGAGCCGGGCGGCGTTTCGAAACTGGTAGCGGCCACCTGGAACGGTACGGCGGGACGCGTGTACATTTTCGATGTGTCCAACATCGGGGATATCAGCCTGTCGGGTAACGCCTACGGCGGCTTCGGAAGAATCGTGGATATCGGTTATAAAGTACCATAA
- a CDS encoding sigma-70 family RNA polymerase sigma factor: MEDIELLTRIGRDDHQAFTELYERYWDRLYASAYFHLKDAEAAEELVQDVFVNIWQKRGELTVQSVQPYLAAMLRYAVFRHLDNARRRREHHHAAQRYTPHAQAPGQIDDKLLLEMVGKLSDQLPKKCSLVFRASKLHDRALPDVAEEMGISLKTAEAHLTKALKSIRISLGRAFHLFF, encoded by the coding sequence TTGGAGGATATTGAATTACTTACACGAATAGGCAGAGACGATCACCAGGCTTTTACAGAACTTTACGAGCGTTACTGGGACCGGTTGTACGCTTCCGCGTATTTTCACCTGAAAGATGCGGAGGCGGCGGAGGAATTGGTGCAGGACGTTTTCGTGAACATCTGGCAGAAGCGTGGCGAACTGACCGTTCAGTCGGTGCAGCCCTATCTGGCGGCGATGCTCCGCTACGCCGTATTCCGCCATCTCGACAATGCCCGCCGCCGCCGCGAGCACCATCACGCCGCACAGCGCTACACGCCGCATGCGCAAGCCCCCGGGCAGATCGACGACAAGCTGCTGCTCGAAATGGTCGGCAAGCTGAGCGACCAGCTCCCCAAAAAGTGCAGCCTGGTTTTCCGCGCCAGCAAACTCCACGACCGCGCGCTGCCCGATGTAGCCGAAGAAATGGGCATCTCCCTCAAAACCGCCGAAGCCCATCTTACCAAAGCCCTCAAATCCATCCGGATCAGCCTTGGCAGGGCATTTCATCTCTTTTTCTGA
- a CDS encoding RagB/SusD family nutrient uptake outer membrane protein, translating to MKQYRILILGGMMAAASMLGACSKWLDVTPKTQMKEDEQFSSRQGYIDALFGIYQRSAADSLYGNNLSFGLVELLAGRYENKAGTGNWYGQLARYNYTYNATGLNVENEIAEIWATSYACIAQANYILRNVDNGKSLLGEQAYRIIKGESLALRAFLHFDLLRLYAPVPGPANDAQPAIPYMDAFTIMPKERQSVAQILTRIEAELLEAEELLSVHTDIDQIANNQNSTSGDLFLMFRQNHLNYWAVKALLARMYLYKGDKPNALKYAQEVIASNKFRLMTAADVVSTDPAAIDSDLTLTREHIFSIYVSHLKRVSDNIFKAAVSFNDDGRDLYNTQTKINTMFEASMPGYGTDIRLPVQARSFWTVATTQGNIYTRKFHADNERNVRQRLVPVIRVPEMYYIAAEASANPDDGLGFLNAVRSARGLPELASSTNLEAEIMKEYRKEFYGEGQLWYYFKRKNTATIPDGVGGTMTETKYIFPLPLDEIQFGK from the coding sequence ATGAAACAATACCGCATACTGATATTGGGGGGAATGATGGCAGCAGCTTCCATGCTGGGCGCCTGTTCCAAGTGGCTGGATGTGACGCCGAAAACGCAGATGAAGGAAGACGAGCAGTTTTCTTCCCGCCAGGGTTATATCGATGCCTTGTTCGGTATCTACCAGCGTTCGGCAGCGGATTCGCTGTACGGCAACAACCTTTCGTTCGGACTGGTGGAATTACTGGCTGGCCGCTACGAAAACAAGGCGGGCACGGGTAACTGGTATGGCCAGCTCGCGCGTTACAATTATACTTACAACGCCACCGGGCTGAATGTGGAAAACGAGATAGCGGAGATCTGGGCCACTTCTTACGCCTGCATCGCCCAGGCGAACTATATCCTGCGGAATGTCGACAACGGGAAATCGCTCCTCGGCGAACAGGCCTACCGGATCATCAAAGGTGAGTCTCTGGCATTGCGGGCTTTCCTGCACTTCGACCTGCTGCGGCTGTACGCACCCGTTCCCGGCCCGGCTAACGATGCCCAACCAGCCATTCCGTACATGGACGCATTTACGATTATGCCGAAAGAACGGCAATCCGTAGCACAGATACTTACCCGTATCGAAGCGGAGCTGCTGGAAGCGGAGGAATTGCTGTCTGTCCACACCGATATCGACCAGATTGCCAATAACCAGAATTCCACCAGCGGCGACCTTTTCCTCATGTTCCGGCAAAACCACCTGAATTACTGGGCCGTAAAGGCATTGCTTGCCCGTATGTACCTGTATAAAGGCGATAAGCCGAATGCGCTCAAATACGCACAGGAAGTGATTGCCAGCAATAAATTCCGCCTGATGACCGCCGCCGACGTGGTTAGCACCGATCCTGCGGCCATCGATTCCGACCTTACCCTGACCCGCGAGCACATCTTCTCGATTTATGTGTCGCACCTCAAGCGTGTATCTGACAACATTTTCAAAGCGGCGGTATCGTTCAACGACGACGGGCGCGACCTGTACAACACGCAAACGAAGATCAACACCATGTTCGAAGCGAGCATGCCGGGTTATGGAACGGATATTCGCCTGCCGGTGCAGGCGCGCTCGTTCTGGACAGTGGCAACGACCCAGGGCAACATCTACACGAGGAAGTTCCATGCGGATAATGAGCGGAACGTAAGGCAGCGCCTGGTGCCTGTGATCCGCGTGCCGGAAATGTATTACATCGCAGCCGAAGCTTCCGCCAATCCCGACGACGGACTGGGATTCCTCAATGCCGTCCGCTCCGCGCGTGGCCTCCCCGAGCTCGCCTCTTCCACCAACCTGGAAGCGGAAATCATGAAGGAGTACCGGAAGGAATTTTACGGCGAAGGGCAACTCTGGTATTACTTCAAGCGGAAAAATACCGCCACGATCCCCGACGGCGTGGGTGGCACGATGACAGAAACGAAATACATTTTTCCCCTGCCGCTGGATGAGATCCAGTTCGGTAAATAA
- a CDS encoding FecR domain-containing protein gives MDHQRIAELAGKFLAGTASEAEQAELHAWYDNVAASGELPGDAAAVRRRMLEQVQQRTRPVRRIWPRRLAAAAVLAGICAAGWYLLRSTPSPNTTAITGMMADVRPGGDKATLTLADGSVIELDTARNGALAAQGGATVAKAAGTELVYEDEAAADGPPVYNTIATPRGGQFQVRLPDGSRVWLNAASQLRFPASFRGAERRVELRGEAFFDIQGDPAHPFIVAMPDMEVAVLGTQFNVSAYESEKQKTVLLQGAVRLQSPQHAVTLKPGQSARWDRGSRMTVEDDPYAEDAAAWKDGMFIFTKAPLAEIMMQLSRWYNIEARYETETLKGVVFTGQISRGENLSEVLKMLEMTGTIHFHTENRIVTARP, from the coding sequence ATGGATCATCAACGCATAGCAGAACTGGCCGGAAAATTCCTGGCAGGCACCGCCTCCGAAGCGGAGCAGGCGGAATTGCACGCCTGGTACGACAATGTCGCCGCTTCCGGCGAATTACCGGGAGATGCCGCCGCTGTACGACGCAGGATGCTGGAGCAGGTGCAGCAACGCACCCGGCCCGTTCGCCGCATATGGCCCAGGCGCCTCGCCGCCGCGGCTGTGCTCGCGGGAATATGTGCTGCGGGTTGGTACCTGCTGCGATCCACGCCATCTCCCAATACAACCGCCATCACCGGGATGATGGCCGACGTTCGCCCCGGCGGCGACAAGGCCACGCTCACCCTGGCTGACGGTTCCGTGATTGAACTGGATACCGCCCGCAATGGTGCGCTCGCCGCACAAGGCGGCGCTACGGTAGCGAAGGCGGCGGGTACTGAATTGGTGTACGAAGACGAAGCCGCGGCAGATGGCCCCCCGGTATACAACACCATCGCCACACCCAGGGGCGGTCAGTTCCAGGTGCGCTTGCCCGACGGCAGCCGCGTTTGGCTCAACGCCGCTTCGCAATTGCGTTTCCCGGCATCGTTCAGGGGCGCGGAAAGGCGCGTGGAACTGCGGGGCGAAGCATTCTTCGACATCCAGGGAGATCCGGCGCATCCCTTCATCGTGGCCATGCCCGATATGGAAGTGGCTGTGCTCGGCACGCAATTTAACGTGTCGGCATACGAAAGCGAGAAACAGAAAACGGTACTGCTGCAAGGCGCCGTGCGCCTGCAATCGCCGCAGCATGCGGTGACGCTGAAACCAGGGCAGTCGGCCCGGTGGGACCGCGGCAGCCGTATGACCGTGGAAGATGATCCTTATGCGGAAGACGCAGCGGCGTGGAAAGACGGCATGTTCATTTTTACGAAAGCGCCGCTGGCCGAAATTATGATGCAATTAAGCCGATGGTATAACATCGAAGCAAGATATGAGACGGAAACATTGAAGGGAGTTGTATTCACAGGACAAATCTCCCGCGGGGAAAATTTATCAGAAGTATTGAAAATGTTGGAAATGACGGGTACCATTCATTTCCATACCGAGAACAGGATTGTAACGGCCAGGCCGTAA